A region of Tachyglossus aculeatus isolate mTacAcu1 chromosome X4, mTacAcu1.pri, whole genome shotgun sequence DNA encodes the following proteins:
- the YTHDC2 gene encoding 3'-5' RNA helicase YTHDC2 isoform X3 — MSLPNHSLSDANGQSGRGDDDGYGGDPDRSGPGEPANESSSDGSSCDSSNDDSSCGSSYDDSSCGSSCDDSSCGSSCDSSSCDSSCDGGSSCNGSLGGSSYQSTLTDFSYQSTLTDFSYQSTLTDFSYQSTLTDFSYHSIPSCYTCPGSPGGHSSNHNDYNGHLSNGTNGSYPVHSDLEDHDNCSNGSQDQGLKDIHIDEEVKLAISMALERFLQGHQKEMEFPSSFTSSQRTFVHQLSRSFGFISKSKGKGASRFVTVKKKDGSELAPKLMTCNLTSSSILTIKSLIQRFPVTNKERSDLLPKSERGNIFTIETENREMSKTSGRLNTGIPQVPGKREESEFDSFRYSLPVFEKQQEIVQMIRDNRVTLIVGETGSGKTTQIPQFLLDDCYTQKVPCRIFCTQPRRLTAIAVAERVAAERREKIGQTVGYQIRLESRVSPKTLLTFCTNGVLLRTLMSGDTTLSTVTHIIVDEVHERDRFSDFLLIKLKEVLLKCANLKLVLSSAALDVNLFIKYFGSCPVLHIPGKPFEVKEFFLEDVLISTGYKNNDMLNYTKEKQREEKQQAVLSEWLSARVTANPESLRKRGTSDVTEECEHFDEDDDDDEVIISQVVEKDATCLDPWLIKEMDDCLSDIWLNKDMSAFARVFHLILTENVSVDYRHSGSSVTALMIAAGRGFVSQLEQLISMGANIHNKAANGWMAVDWAKHFGHAEIVDFLESYSVSLGFGNLDEHSLVLKNGSDLKVEERDILKSYHHSVDDEKVDLDLIMHLLFNICRSGDTGAVLIFLPAYEEIVKLKDRILFDDKRFADYSHRFHILMLHSNMQATDQKRVLKSPSTGVRKIILSTNIAETSITINDVAFVIDSGKMKEKSYDAMNCVTILKMVWISKASALQRKGRAGRSRPGICFRLYSRLRYQSMSDFQTPELLRMPVQAIDAMDNWEDLTELGCHLADLPVEPRLGKMVLCSIVLKCLDPILTIACTLAYRDPFLLPNKASQRRAAMLSRKHFSAEAFSDHMVLLRAFQAWQKSRADGWERAFCAKHFLSQAALEIIIGMRTQLLGQLRASGFVRARGLGDIRDVNTNSENWAVVKAALVTGMYPNVVHVDKTCMELIGAKEKKFRFHPNSVLSQAQYKKIPPANGHVVSVQALPTDWLIFDEVTRACKIASISCCTAVTPITITLFSGPMRLASNALQEPLPFAVGTLSNDNSSDSESEDRSTAALASLRLDEWLNFKMDPEVANLLLQLRQKWQSLFLRRIRVPAKPWSQIDELTLKAIIAVITTEEQAAGLQQPIGIGQRPRPISSDDLPMTLWQSNNYNLNSGDEFSDESSPPESLTLNHKQSSDDQSDHCFQKPTNTCSFLSPFGSPPSTNMVSVSASAQSKLPVRYFIMKSNNSRNLKISQQKGVWSTTPVNEGKLNEAFFDSSAVFLVYSVQGSGHFQGFSRMTSEIGQEKSEDCGLPDLGGMFTVDWIRKEKLPFQQTSHLVNPWNENKNVQISHDGQELEPQVGEQLLKLWDHIPVEEEK; from the exons ATGTCTCTCCCGAACCATTCCCTCTCCGACGCCAACGGCCAATCCGGCCGTGGAGACGACGACGGTTATGGCGGAGATCCCGACCGCAGCGGGCCCGGCGAGCCCGCCAACGAGTCCAGCAGCGACGGCAGCTCCTGCGATTCCAGCAACGACGACAGCTCCTGCGGTTCCAGCTACGACGACAGCTCCTGCGGTTCCAGCTGCGACGACAGCTCCTGCGGTTCCAGCTGCGACAGCAGCTCCTGCGACTCCAGCTGCGACGGCGGTTCCAGCTGCAACGGCAGCCTGGGCGGCTCGAGCTACCAGAGTACCCTCACCGACTTCAGCTACCAGAGTACCCTCACCGACTTCAGCTACCAGAGTACCCTCACCGACTTCAGCTACCAGAGTACCCTCACCGACTTCAGCTACCACAGCATCCCCAGCTGTTACACCTGCCCCGGCAGCCCCGGCGGGCACAGCAGTAACCACAACGACTACAACGGCCACCTCAGCAACGGCACCAATGGCAGCTACCCCGTCCACAGCGACCTCGAAGACCACGACAACTGCAGCAATGGCAGCCAAGACCAGGGGCTGAAAGACATTCACATCGACGAGGAGGTGAAGCTCGCCATCAGCATGGCCCTGGAACGCTTCCTCCAGGGACACCAGAAAG aAATGGAATTTCCATCTTCTTTTACTAGTTCCCAAAGAACATTTGTTCATCAGCTGAGTCGATCTTTTGGATTTATCTCTAAAAGTAAAGG AAAAGGAGCAAGTAGATTTGTAACTGTGAAGAAGAAAGATGGATCAGAGTTGGCGCCTAAATTGATGACCTGTAATTTGACCTCCAGCTCAATACTTACCATTAAGAGCCTAATTCAGAGATTTCCTGTCACCAATAAAGAACGTTCGGATCTTTTACCAAAATCAGAACGGGGAAATATTTTCACAATTGAAACTG aaaaccGAGAAATGAGTAAGACAAGTGGACGACTCAACACTGGCATTCCTCAGGTTCCGGGAAAGAGAGAAGAATCAGAATTTGATTCTTTTAGGTATTCTCTAccagtgtttgagaagcagcaagaaatTGTCCAGATGATTAGAGACAATAGAGTGACTTTGATTGTGGGAGAAACCGGCTCAGGGAAGACTACACAG ATTCCCCAGTTTCTTTTAGATGATTGTTACACACAGAAAGTACCCTGTCGGATATTCTGTACCCAGCCAAGACGTTTGACAGCTATTGCTGTTGCTGAAAGAGTTGCTGCAGAGAGACGAGAAAAGATTGGTCAGACAGTTGGCTATCAGATCCGATTAGAAAGCAG GGTTTCTCCGAAGACACTTCTAACATTTTGTACTAATGGGGTATTACTTCGCACATTGATGTCAGGAGATACCACGTTATCGACTGTGACTCATATTATTGTG GATGAAGTACATGAAAGGGATCGATTTAGTGATTTTTTGCTGATAAAGTTGAAAGAAGTACTGCTGAAGTGTGCCAATTTGAAATTAGTCCTTTCCAGTGCTGCATTGGATGTGAACCTCTTTATAAAATATTTTGGAAGTTGCCCAGTGTTACACA TACCTGGAAAACCATTTGAAGTAAAAGAGTTCTTTCTTGAAGACGTACTGATTAGCACAGGGTATAAAAACAACGACATGCTAAACTACACAAAAGAAAAACAACGAG AAGAGAAACAGCAAGCCGTGCTTTCAGAATGGCTCTCAGCTAGGGTGACTGCTAATCCTGAATCTCTGAGAAAGAGAGGCACTTCAGATGTGACTGAGGAATGTGAGCATTTTGAtgaagacgatgatgatgatgaagtcattaTTAGCCAAGTG GTTGAAAAAGATGCCACTTGTCTTGATCCGTGGTTAATAAAGGAAATGGATGACTGCCTTTCTGACATATGGCTGAATAAAGACATGAGTGCTTTTGCTCGTGTGTTTCACCTTATTTTAACTGAAAATGTTAGCG TGGATTACAGACACAGCGGTTCTAGTGTGACAGCACTAATGATTGCTGCTGGAAGAGGTTTCGTGAGTCAACTAGAGCAGTTAATCAGTATGGGAGCCAACATCCATAACAAAGCAGCAAATGGCTG GATGGCTGTAGATTGGGCTAAACACTTTGGACATGCTGAAATTGTGGACTTCCTGGAATCTTACAG TGTCTCATTAGGGTTTGGAAATCTAGATGAACATTCTCTGGTCCTGAAAAATGGAAGTGACCTCAAGGTAGAGGAGAGAGACATACTGAAATCATATCATCACAGTGTTGATGATGAAAAAGTTGACTTGGATTTGATTATGCACCTTCTTTTCAATATCTGCCGTAGCGGTGATACTG GAGCAGTCTTAATTTTCCTTCCTGCATATGAGGAGATTGTCAAACTGAAGGATCGTATTCTTTTTGATGACAAGCGGTTTGCTGATTATTCCCACAG ATTCCACATTTTAATGCTTCATTCAAATATGCAAGCAACTGATCAAAAGAGGGTGCTAAAATCGCCATCCACAGGTGTCcgcaaaata ATTCTGTCAACCAATATAGCAGAAACGAGCATCACGATCAATGATGTTGCCTTTGTTATTGATTCCGGCAAGATGAAAGAG AAGTCCTATGATGCCATGAATTGTGTGACCATATTAAAAATGGTGTGGATTTCAAAAGCTAGTGCTCTCCAGCGGAAAGGCAG GGCGGGGCGCTCCAGGCCTGGAATCTGTTTCCGTCTGTACAGCAGACTCCGATATCAAAGTATGTCAGATTTTCAGACACCAGAACTACTGAGAATGCCAGTGCAG GCAATCGATGCCATGGATAACTGGGAAGATCTCACTGAACTTGGATGCCATCTAGCTGATTTGCCAGTAGAACCCCGCCTGGGTAAAATGGTGTTGTGTTCAATTGTTTTGAAGTGCCTGGATCCCATCCTTACCATCGCCTGCACTCTTGCATACCGTGATCCTTTTCTGCTTCCCAACAAGGCCTCTCAAAGGCGGGCAGCCATGCTATCTAGGAAGCATTTCAGTGCGGAAGCGTTTAGCGACCATATGGTCCTACTCAGGGCTTTCCAG GCATGGCAGAAATCCCGAGCTGATGGTTGGGAGAGAGccttctgtgcaaagcattttctTTCCCAAGCTGCATTGGAAATCATCATTGGCATGAGAACCCAGTTGCTTGGTCAACTCCGAGCCTCAG GTTTTGTTAGAGCACGAGGTTTAGGGGACATTCGCGATGTTAATACGAACTCTGAAAACTGGGCAGTAGTAAAAGCTGCACTGGTGACAGGCATGTATCCTAATGTAGTGCATGTGGATAAAACATGCATGGAATTGATAGGAGCCAAGGAGAAAAAATTCCGATTTCATCCAAATTCAGTTCTCAGCCAAGCCCAATATAAAAAG ATTCCTCCAGCCAATGGGCATGTAGTATCTGTTCAAGCACTCCCTACAGATTGGCTTATTTTTGATGAAGTGACCAGAGCGTGCAAAATAGCCAGCATCAGCTGCTGTACTGCTGTGACCCCCATCACTATTACATTATTCAGTGGACCAATGAGGTTGGCAAGTAATGCGCTCCAGGAACCTCTACCTTTTGCAG TAGGTACTTTATCTAATGACAACAGCAGCGATAGTGAATCGGAGGATAGATCTACTGCTGCCTTGGCTTCGTTGAGACTAGATGAATGGCTAAATTTCAAGATGGATCCTGAG GTGGCCAATCTGCTGCTGCAGCTCCGACAGAAATGGCAGAGTTTGTTTTTGCGCCGAATTCGAGTCCCTGCTAAACCTTGGTCCCAAATTGATGAACTAACTCTCAAAGCCATCATTGCTGTTATAACCACAGAAGAACAGGCTGCAGGTTTACAGCAGCCCATAGGGATTGGCCAAAGACCCAGGCCTATATCTTCTGATGATTTGCCTATGACATTGTGGCAGTCAAATAATTACAACCTGAATTCAGGAGATGAATTCTCTGATGAGTCTTCTCCTCCAGAAAG TCTCACCCTGAATCACAAACAAAGCAGTGATGACCAGTCAGATCATTGTTTTCAGAAACCTACGAACACCTGCAGTTTCCTGAGTCCTTTCGGTAGTCCTCCATCAACCAATATG GTCTCAGTGTCTGCTTCGGCACAATCAAAATTGCCAGTTCGGTACTTCATAATGAAGAGTAACAACTCGAGAAACCTTAAGATTTCTCAGCAGAAGGGTGTCTGGTCTACAACCCCTGTTAATGAGGGAAAATTAAATGAAGCTTTTTTTGATAGCTCTGCTGTTTTCTTGGTGTATTCTGTTCAAGGATCCGGACATTTCCAG
- the YTHDC2 gene encoding 3'-5' RNA helicase YTHDC2 isoform X2 codes for MSLPNHSLSDANGQSGRGDDDGYGGDPDRSGPGEPANESSSDGSSCDSSNDDSSCGSSYDDSSCGSSCDDSSCGSSCDSSSCDSSCDGGSSCNGSLGGSSYQSTLTDFSYQSTLTDFSYQSTLTDFSYQSTLTDFSYHSIPSCYTCPGSPGGHSSNHNDYNGHLSNGTNGSYPVHSDLEDHDNCSNGSQDQGLKDIHIDEEVKLAISMALERFLQGHQKEMEFPSSFTSSQRTFVHQLSRSFGFISKSKGKGASRFVTVKKKDGSELAPKLMTCNLTSSSILTIKSLIQRFPVTNKERSDLLPKSERGNIFTIETENREMSKTSGRLNTGIPQVPGKREESEFDSFRYSLPVFEKQQEIVQMIRDNRVTLIVGETGSGKTTQIPQFLLDDCYTQKVPCRIFCTQPRRLTAIAVAERVAAERREKIGQTVGYQIRLESRVSPKTLLTFCTNGVLLRTLMSGDTTLSTVTHIIVDEVHERDRFSDFLLIKLKEVLLKCANLKLVLSSAALDVNLFIKYFGSCPVLHIPGKPFEVKEFFLEDVLISTGYKNNDMLNYTKEKQREEKQQAVLSEWLSARVTANPESLRKRGTSDVTEECEHFDEDDDDDEVIISQVVEKDATCLDPWLIKEMDDCLSDIWLNKDMSAFARVFHLILTENVSVDYRHSGSSVTALMIAAGRGFVSQLEQLISMGANIHNKAANGWMAVDWAKHFGHAEIVDFLESYSVSLGFGNLDEHSLVLKNGSDLKVEERDILKSYHHSVDDEKVDLDLIMHLLFNICRSGDTGAVLIFLPAYEEIVKLKDRILFDDKRFADYSHRFHILMLHSNMQATDQKRVLKSPSTGVRKIILSTNIAETSITINDVAFVIDSGKMKEKSYDAMNCVTILKMVWISKASALQRKGRAGRSRPGICFRLYSRLRYQSMSDFQTPELLRMPVQELCLHTKLLAPINCSIAEFLMNAPDSPSTLMIKNAVQVLMAIDAMDNWEDLTELGCHLADLPVEPRLGKMVLCSIVLKCLDPILTIACTLAYRDPFLLPNKASQRRAAMLSRKHFSAEAFSDHMVLLRAFQAWQKSRADGWERAFCAKHFLSQAALEIIIGMRTQLLGQLRASGFVRARGLGDIRDVNTNSENWAVVKAALVTGMYPNVVHVDKTCMELIGAKEKKFRFHPNSVLSQAQYKKIPPANGHVVSVQALPTDWLIFDEVTRACKIASISCCTAVTPITITLFSGPMRLASNALQEPLPFAGTLSNDNSSDSESEDRSTAALASLRLDEWLNFKMDPEVANLLLQLRQKWQSLFLRRIRVPAKPWSQIDELTLKAIIAVITTEEQAAGLQQPIGIGQRPRPISSDDLPMTLWQSNNYNLNSGDEFSDESSPPESLTLNHKQSSDDQSDHCFQKPTNTCSFLSPFGSPPSTNMVSVSASAQSKLPVRYFIMKSNNSRNLKISQQKGVWSTTPVNEGKLNEAFFDSSAVFLVYSVQGSGHFQGFSRMTSEIGQEKSEDCGLPDLGGMFTVDWIRKEKLPFQQTSHLVNPWNENKNVQISHDGQELEPQVGEQLLKLWDHIPVEEEK; via the exons ATGTCTCTCCCGAACCATTCCCTCTCCGACGCCAACGGCCAATCCGGCCGTGGAGACGACGACGGTTATGGCGGAGATCCCGACCGCAGCGGGCCCGGCGAGCCCGCCAACGAGTCCAGCAGCGACGGCAGCTCCTGCGATTCCAGCAACGACGACAGCTCCTGCGGTTCCAGCTACGACGACAGCTCCTGCGGTTCCAGCTGCGACGACAGCTCCTGCGGTTCCAGCTGCGACAGCAGCTCCTGCGACTCCAGCTGCGACGGCGGTTCCAGCTGCAACGGCAGCCTGGGCGGCTCGAGCTACCAGAGTACCCTCACCGACTTCAGCTACCAGAGTACCCTCACCGACTTCAGCTACCAGAGTACCCTCACCGACTTCAGCTACCAGAGTACCCTCACCGACTTCAGCTACCACAGCATCCCCAGCTGTTACACCTGCCCCGGCAGCCCCGGCGGGCACAGCAGTAACCACAACGACTACAACGGCCACCTCAGCAACGGCACCAATGGCAGCTACCCCGTCCACAGCGACCTCGAAGACCACGACAACTGCAGCAATGGCAGCCAAGACCAGGGGCTGAAAGACATTCACATCGACGAGGAGGTGAAGCTCGCCATCAGCATGGCCCTGGAACGCTTCCTCCAGGGACACCAGAAAG aAATGGAATTTCCATCTTCTTTTACTAGTTCCCAAAGAACATTTGTTCATCAGCTGAGTCGATCTTTTGGATTTATCTCTAAAAGTAAAGG AAAAGGAGCAAGTAGATTTGTAACTGTGAAGAAGAAAGATGGATCAGAGTTGGCGCCTAAATTGATGACCTGTAATTTGACCTCCAGCTCAATACTTACCATTAAGAGCCTAATTCAGAGATTTCCTGTCACCAATAAAGAACGTTCGGATCTTTTACCAAAATCAGAACGGGGAAATATTTTCACAATTGAAACTG aaaaccGAGAAATGAGTAAGACAAGTGGACGACTCAACACTGGCATTCCTCAGGTTCCGGGAAAGAGAGAAGAATCAGAATTTGATTCTTTTAGGTATTCTCTAccagtgtttgagaagcagcaagaaatTGTCCAGATGATTAGAGACAATAGAGTGACTTTGATTGTGGGAGAAACCGGCTCAGGGAAGACTACACAG ATTCCCCAGTTTCTTTTAGATGATTGTTACACACAGAAAGTACCCTGTCGGATATTCTGTACCCAGCCAAGACGTTTGACAGCTATTGCTGTTGCTGAAAGAGTTGCTGCAGAGAGACGAGAAAAGATTGGTCAGACAGTTGGCTATCAGATCCGATTAGAAAGCAG GGTTTCTCCGAAGACACTTCTAACATTTTGTACTAATGGGGTATTACTTCGCACATTGATGTCAGGAGATACCACGTTATCGACTGTGACTCATATTATTGTG GATGAAGTACATGAAAGGGATCGATTTAGTGATTTTTTGCTGATAAAGTTGAAAGAAGTACTGCTGAAGTGTGCCAATTTGAAATTAGTCCTTTCCAGTGCTGCATTGGATGTGAACCTCTTTATAAAATATTTTGGAAGTTGCCCAGTGTTACACA TACCTGGAAAACCATTTGAAGTAAAAGAGTTCTTTCTTGAAGACGTACTGATTAGCACAGGGTATAAAAACAACGACATGCTAAACTACACAAAAGAAAAACAACGAG AAGAGAAACAGCAAGCCGTGCTTTCAGAATGGCTCTCAGCTAGGGTGACTGCTAATCCTGAATCTCTGAGAAAGAGAGGCACTTCAGATGTGACTGAGGAATGTGAGCATTTTGAtgaagacgatgatgatgatgaagtcattaTTAGCCAAGTG GTTGAAAAAGATGCCACTTGTCTTGATCCGTGGTTAATAAAGGAAATGGATGACTGCCTTTCTGACATATGGCTGAATAAAGACATGAGTGCTTTTGCTCGTGTGTTTCACCTTATTTTAACTGAAAATGTTAGCG TGGATTACAGACACAGCGGTTCTAGTGTGACAGCACTAATGATTGCTGCTGGAAGAGGTTTCGTGAGTCAACTAGAGCAGTTAATCAGTATGGGAGCCAACATCCATAACAAAGCAGCAAATGGCTG GATGGCTGTAGATTGGGCTAAACACTTTGGACATGCTGAAATTGTGGACTTCCTGGAATCTTACAG TGTCTCATTAGGGTTTGGAAATCTAGATGAACATTCTCTGGTCCTGAAAAATGGAAGTGACCTCAAGGTAGAGGAGAGAGACATACTGAAATCATATCATCACAGTGTTGATGATGAAAAAGTTGACTTGGATTTGATTATGCACCTTCTTTTCAATATCTGCCGTAGCGGTGATACTG GAGCAGTCTTAATTTTCCTTCCTGCATATGAGGAGATTGTCAAACTGAAGGATCGTATTCTTTTTGATGACAAGCGGTTTGCTGATTATTCCCACAG ATTCCACATTTTAATGCTTCATTCAAATATGCAAGCAACTGATCAAAAGAGGGTGCTAAAATCGCCATCCACAGGTGTCcgcaaaata ATTCTGTCAACCAATATAGCAGAAACGAGCATCACGATCAATGATGTTGCCTTTGTTATTGATTCCGGCAAGATGAAAGAG AAGTCCTATGATGCCATGAATTGTGTGACCATATTAAAAATGGTGTGGATTTCAAAAGCTAGTGCTCTCCAGCGGAAAGGCAG GGCGGGGCGCTCCAGGCCTGGAATCTGTTTCCGTCTGTACAGCAGACTCCGATATCAAAGTATGTCAGATTTTCAGACACCAGAACTACTGAGAATGCCAGTGCAG GAGCTTTGTTTGCACACCAAATTATTAGCGCCTATTAATTGCTCTATTGCCGAGTTTTTGATGAATGCACCAGATTCTCCATCAACATTAATGATTAAAAATGCGGTGCAGGTTCTTATG GCAATCGATGCCATGGATAACTGGGAAGATCTCACTGAACTTGGATGCCATCTAGCTGATTTGCCAGTAGAACCCCGCCTGGGTAAAATGGTGTTGTGTTCAATTGTTTTGAAGTGCCTGGATCCCATCCTTACCATCGCCTGCACTCTTGCATACCGTGATCCTTTTCTGCTTCCCAACAAGGCCTCTCAAAGGCGGGCAGCCATGCTATCTAGGAAGCATTTCAGTGCGGAAGCGTTTAGCGACCATATGGTCCTACTCAGGGCTTTCCAG GCATGGCAGAAATCCCGAGCTGATGGTTGGGAGAGAGccttctgtgcaaagcattttctTTCCCAAGCTGCATTGGAAATCATCATTGGCATGAGAACCCAGTTGCTTGGTCAACTCCGAGCCTCAG GTTTTGTTAGAGCACGAGGTTTAGGGGACATTCGCGATGTTAATACGAACTCTGAAAACTGGGCAGTAGTAAAAGCTGCACTGGTGACAGGCATGTATCCTAATGTAGTGCATGTGGATAAAACATGCATGGAATTGATAGGAGCCAAGGAGAAAAAATTCCGATTTCATCCAAATTCAGTTCTCAGCCAAGCCCAATATAAAAAG ATTCCTCCAGCCAATGGGCATGTAGTATCTGTTCAAGCACTCCCTACAGATTGGCTTATTTTTGATGAAGTGACCAGAGCGTGCAAAATAGCCAGCATCAGCTGCTGTACTGCTGTGACCCCCATCACTATTACATTATTCAGTGGACCAATGAGGTTGGCAAGTAATGCGCTCCAGGAACCTCTACCTTTTGCAG GTACTTTATCTAATGACAACAGCAGCGATAGTGAATCGGAGGATAGATCTACTGCTGCCTTGGCTTCGTTGAGACTAGATGAATGGCTAAATTTCAAGATGGATCCTGAG GTGGCCAATCTGCTGCTGCAGCTCCGACAGAAATGGCAGAGTTTGTTTTTGCGCCGAATTCGAGTCCCTGCTAAACCTTGGTCCCAAATTGATGAACTAACTCTCAAAGCCATCATTGCTGTTATAACCACAGAAGAACAGGCTGCAGGTTTACAGCAGCCCATAGGGATTGGCCAAAGACCCAGGCCTATATCTTCTGATGATTTGCCTATGACATTGTGGCAGTCAAATAATTACAACCTGAATTCAGGAGATGAATTCTCTGATGAGTCTTCTCCTCCAGAAAG TCTCACCCTGAATCACAAACAAAGCAGTGATGACCAGTCAGATCATTGTTTTCAGAAACCTACGAACACCTGCAGTTTCCTGAGTCCTTTCGGTAGTCCTCCATCAACCAATATG GTCTCAGTGTCTGCTTCGGCACAATCAAAATTGCCAGTTCGGTACTTCATAATGAAGAGTAACAACTCGAGAAACCTTAAGATTTCTCAGCAGAAGGGTGTCTGGTCTACAACCCCTGTTAATGAGGGAAAATTAAATGAAGCTTTTTTTGATAGCTCTGCTGTTTTCTTGGTGTATTCTGTTCAAGGATCCGGACATTTCCAG